The Miscanthus floridulus cultivar M001 chromosome 17, ASM1932011v1, whole genome shotgun sequence genome has a window encoding:
- the LOC136514814 gene encoding uncharacterized protein codes for MASVLHAQLPAFVFSLSLLLSSALGTRVVCEQLTAELCAFAVSSTSRRCVLENTHCAGRPTEYQCRTSEVVVEDGRLSGLTETDGCVRACGVDRATVGISSDSLLDPRVAGAVCSPACLRGCPNIVDLYSNLAAGEGVAFSELCEVHRANPRRALAQLQSSGEAHGAPASAPSPTAPPSA; via the exons ATGGCTTCCGTCCTCCACGCACAGCTTCCAGCTTTCGTCTTCTCCCTGTCCCTTCTTCTCTCCTCTGCACTTG GGACGAGGGTGGTGTGCGAGCAGCTGACGGCGGAGCTGTGCGCGTTCGCCGTGTCGTCCACGTCGCGGCGGTGCGTGCTGGAGAACACGCACTGCGCGGGGCGGCCGACGGAGTACCAGTGCCGGACGTCGGAGGTGGTGGTCGAGGACGGCCGGCTGTCGGGGCTGACGGAGACCGACGGCTGCGTGCGCGCGTGCGGCGTCGACCGCGCTACCGTCGGCATCTCCTCGGATTCCCTCCTCGacccgcgcgtcgccggcgcggTTTGCTCCCCGGCCTGCCTCCGGGGATGCCCCAACATCGTCGACCTCTACTCCAACCTCGCCGCCGGAGAGG GAGTAGCTTTTTCAGAGTTGTGCGAGGTACACCGTGCGAACCCTCGCCGTGCCCTGGCACAGCTCCAGAGCTCCGGTGAGGCACATGGTGCTCCTGCTTCTGCTCCTTCACCAACGGCGCCTCCTTCAGCTTAA